The genomic interval GTCAATGGCGAAAAAATCACATCCCCCCGGCCACTAAAAAAAGGGGATATAATCATGTTGGGACCAAAGGGCCCCGAATTTGTGTTTGAAATAGAATACCTAAACCCCACCGTATTAGTGGAGTTGCCTCCAGAAGGGGAAAAAGAGGAAAAGACAAAAGAAACCACTTTTCCACTAAAACAAGCCACATCAGCTTCCCCGCCAACAGGGGTGGAAAGGGAATCACCCGAGAAGACTTCCCAGGTTACCCCTTTTTCAGTAGAGACTCCCCCCCCCTCCACAACAACTTTCCAAGCCACTTCTTCCACCCCGTCAGAAGAAACCAAGGAATCCCCCAACAGAAAGGCTACTACCCCCAAGGTGGAGGAAACAAAAGCCTCTACCATTCGGATAAAAATGGGGGATATCCCTGAAATAAACATTACCACAGGGAGAAGTATTTGGAATCTGTTTTCCTTCCAAGAATTGGTAACACTAGAAACCGAAATGTCGGAGATCCAAACAGTAGTTTTTGGAGGAAAATCTCAGTTAATAGGCATTGTTGGTAAGACTACAGAAGTGACATTATGGAGTCTTGCCAACAAAGAGAAAATCGCCAGTTTTACCGCCCATAAAATAGGTTTAAACGCCCTTGCTTTTAGCAGAGATGGCAAATTTTTGGCCAGCAGTGGTGGGGACAAATTGGTGAAGATTTGGGATTTGGAAACAGGGGAAGAAATTCATAGTCTAACAGGACATAAGTCTACCATAAATGCCCTGGCTTTTAGCCCGGATGGCGCATTCTTGGCCAGCAGTGGCGCAGACAAATTTATAAAACTTTGGCGTCGGGAAACGGGAGAAGAAATTGCCACTTTTTCCGGGCATAAACTGGTAGTTAATAGTCTGGCATTCAGTGGGGATGGAAGATTTTTGTACAGTGGGGGGGGTGATAAATTTATTAAGGTGTGGAATCTGGAGAATAATACTGAAGAAAAAACCCTGAAATTGGACGCCAAATCCGCCGTCAGAAACATCAGCTGCGACGAGGAAAAAAAACAAGTCGCCCTCATATTTCAGGAGAATAAAGTGAGCATTATATCAGCAGAGACTGAACAAGAAATATATGGCCTCCACTTCCCAGAGGATATGGGAAGCCTAGTAGCTATTAACAGGGAGGGAAATCTACTAGCAAGCGTGTTGCCAGAGGGGAAAATCACTGTCTGGCAGTTGTCGTAGTCACCCTGATGAGATATTATTGTGGACAGAATAAGGAGGGACAATCAGGATTAGCGGGTGTGGAGGTGTCTGATGGTCGGGGGGGTATAGGGGTAGCGGCAGTGGGAATCACAGGGGCCTTTTTTAGATAGTCTTCTATGTCTAAGAATACACTGGAACCACGCACTAGACTCCTCCCACCCACAGGATTGGCAGCCAAAAACAGATTCTGCAAAACCTCCTTGGGGTTATCTCCCCTTTCTAGGGTGATAAGCAAGCCATCCGGTAAACACTCAAACCCACCTGGTTTCCTCTCCCCTACACAAATTGCCGGCTGGTTGTTGATTGTGCCAGTGGTGATGTAACGCAATTTCCCCTCATCGGAGAATTTCTGAAACCTTCTTGTAACCTCATAACATCTTTTTTGAGGGGTCCAACCAGAACTTCTAAAATAGTCACTTTGCCATACAATAAGGGCAATCCTGCCTCTGGGGGTATCGACGACAGTAGTGGGTTTATTCTCGTGCAGAATACAGCTATACCTGTTACGAGGGGATTGTGCGGTGGCTTCCCCATTGCTTGCCATCAGTACAAGGGGAATCAAAGAAAATACAAGAGTCGAAAGTCGATAGTTTTTCATGTTTATCTCTCCTGGCTCTGAATTTCTTTAGGCTTATAGTTATAAACTGCAGGGTTTATGCCGGGGGTTTTAAAAACTGTAGTTGACACTAAAGTGGAAGCCGTCGTCTTGAATATTGTTCCCACGATCCTTTAAATCAATAAGAGGTGGGGCAATGTCCAGTCTTAAGTTCAAATTGCGTGTAGGCTGCCAAATCATCCCTAACCCCAAGGCTGCGATGAATCTTTGGTCTGGTAGTATGTTAGGATTACCGCGCACATTCCAAACCGAACCCATATTAAAAAAGGGCGCTAGCTGGAAAGCGGGCTCCAAATTTTCGTTACGGGCGAGGGTTATTCTGTCTTCGATGAGAAAACGAAAACCATTATCGCCTGTCCTCACATTCTGACGATAACCCCTCACCGAATCCCCCCCGCCAATCACAAATTGTTCCGAGGTTAGAAGAGGATCGAAGGCTATTTGTACATCTCCTTGAATTATCAAAATATTATCGGGGGATAGGACTTGTATTCGTTGGACTTGTCCCAACCAAGCCACAAAAAAGCCATCGGGAGCTCCCGGGATTACGGCTTTTGTAGCACCGAATATTCCTGTCCCCACGCGGATTTGGGAGCGTAAGCCCCAGGCGCCCGTTTTCTCTCGTAATACGTATTCTTGGCCAAAGGTGAGAACACTAGTTTCGCTAATGCCGTCTTTATCGGGTCCGATGCCGAAGGGGGTAGGGCCGAAGAAGGTAAAGGTTTGCCCGTGACGGTAGCCCAACCCGAGGGAGAGGGCTAATTCCTCCCGGGGGGTGCGGAGGACGGGCTGACGGAAGTTTATCTCATAGTACTGGGTTTCGCCACGGATGTCAAGGGGTTTAAAGGGGCCTTCTACAATTTTGTTTTCCTGTATGGACACCCGGGCGTTGATTCTACCGTCCATGGGGTTTACTGGCACGCTATAATTGAGCTCAACGCTGTAGGTGCCTGTCCAGTCTTCCACACGGGGTTGATAGGAAATAGAGAGGGTATCCCCCAAGCCCAAGGGGTTGCGATAACCCAGTCCAAAATTCACCTCCACATCTCCCACACTGGGGGGGGAGTTGTTGTTGATGCCTATATTGCCAAACAGGGGTGGGGAGGGGGTTACTTTTACTTCCAGGATGCTGCCTCTCTCCCTACTACCGGGTTTCAGGGTTGCCTGTATTTTTTCGATGAGGGGATCAGCTTTTAATAGTCTTAATTGGTCTTCTAGTTTACCAGAATTGAAGGGGGACGTGGTGCCTAGGGATACTCTTTCCCTCACGTAGTTTTCCAGACGCCCCCCTCCTTGTATTTCTATAGCTTCTATTTCCCCTTCATATACTTGGATTATTGCCGTGTTTCCCCGAATCTCCTCCAATACTGCCCTAGTGGTTATATAGCCTTCGTTTAGGTATAGTTGGGTTATTTTGCTAGCTATTTCTTCCAATTCCGTTTTACTAACATTTCTGTTTTTATACTCAGAAATCAGGGATTCTATCTCTGTTTGGAAAATGCTATTCCCTCTGACTTCTATATTGTTTATCCCAAAATTTTGTCCTATGATTTCCTGAGGTTTATCAAAAAAATTATCATTGGCCAAGGCATTATTGGGGAATAACAGAGAAGTAAATAGGCCATAGCAAAAGGCATAAATAGTGCGTATTTTAAATTTTTTTTTCATGGAAAACACCCGTTTCAAAATCCTAGGGAAATTATAGTATGAAAGAGAGATTTTGTTACGAGAAAAAAGGAGGATTAGGATTTACCAAGGATTGCCAATCATGGTAAAGGGGGCCCAATAGAAGGGGTGAGACAAGTCTTCGGGAATAAGTGCCCCTTCTGGTAACCCTTCAAGGGATATTTGTAATTGGGGGGTGATAATCTTCTTCCCATCTTCTGATTTACGCACTTTGCCCTTCAGCAGGGCTAATTGGGCTTGACGGAGGGCCTCTGCTTTAGTAGTCTGTTGTTTAAGCTGGGTGTAGAATTCTGTCATCAAGGCTAGGGTGCCAGTGTCGCTTACCTCCCAGACGCTGCCAATGGCACTTTTCACGCCGGCTTTAACGGCTAAGCCTGCAAACCCTAACTCAGCGATTTCGTCACCAAAGGCGGTTTCACAGGCGCTTAACACCATCAATTCTACTAGGGGCTTGTTTAAAGGCAATACCTCAATTTGTCTTAACCCCAAACGGGAATCATAAAGTTGAATATAGGCTTCCTCTCTCCCCGCAAATTTGCCATGAGTGCC from Geminocystis sp. M7585_C2015_104 carries:
- a CDS encoding FHA domain-containing protein, which codes for MYEGIYAYLRPVSSSQDNKYLLSTERVNIIGRAPDCQVVLNAEEFITVSRYHAQIELNSESGWQISDKNSRNGTFVNGEKITSPRPLKKGDIIMLGPKGPEFVFEIEYLNPTVLVELPPEGEKEEKTKETTFPLKQATSASPPTGVERESPEKTSQVTPFSVETPPPSTTTFQATSSTPSEETKESPNRKATTPKVEETKASTIRIKMGDIPEINITTGRSIWNLFSFQELVTLETEMSEIQTVVFGGKSQLIGIVGKTTEVTLWSLANKEKIASFTAHKIGLNALAFSRDGKFLASSGGDKLVKIWDLETGEEIHSLTGHKSTINALAFSPDGAFLASSGADKFIKLWRRETGEEIATFSGHKLVVNSLAFSGDGRFLYSGGGDKFIKVWNLENNTEEKTLKLDAKSAVRNISCDEEKKQVALIFQENKVSIISAETEQEIYGLHFPEDMGSLVAINREGNLLASVLPEGKITVWQLS
- a CDS encoding ShlB/FhaC/HecB family hemolysin secretion/activation protein; the protein is MKKKFKIRTIYAFCYGLFTSLLFPNNALANDNFFDKPQEIIGQNFGINNIEVRGNSIFQTEIESLISEYKNRNVSKTELEEIASKITQLYLNEGYITTRAVLEEIRGNTAIIQVYEGEIEAIEIQGGGRLENYVRERVSLGTTSPFNSGKLEDQLRLLKADPLIEKIQATLKPGSRERGSILEVKVTPSPPLFGNIGINNNSPPSVGDVEVNFGLGYRNPLGLGDTLSISYQPRVEDWTGTYSVELNYSVPVNPMDGRINARVSIQENKIVEGPFKPLDIRGETQYYEINFRQPVLRTPREELALSLGLGYRHGQTFTFFGPTPFGIGPDKDGISETSVLTFGQEYVLREKTGAWGLRSQIRVGTGIFGATKAVIPGAPDGFFVAWLGQVQRIQVLSPDNILIIQGDVQIAFDPLLTSEQFVIGGGDSVRGYRQNVRTGDNGFRFLIEDRITLARNENLEPAFQLAPFFNMGSVWNVRGNPNILPDQRFIAALGLGMIWQPTRNLNLRLDIAPPLIDLKDRGNNIQDDGFHFSVNYSF